The DNA window GTCCCATGCCTCCGCGGCGTCACTGAGGAAATCGAGGCTGTTTGTCAGCTTGATAAAGCCCGGCTCGGCGGCATGAAGCTCGCGCATCATCGACAGATGCTCCTCCGGCTCGTCGCTCAGCAGTGCGCGGCGGATCTCGTCAGGCGAATCCTCGGCGTTGATCGCGCCTGCGCCCAGCCACATCTGGGCGGCAAGCAGAAACAGCAGCGAATGGTCGGCACTGCGCTCGCAGAACCCATACAGCGCCACGTCGGGAGCGTGCTGCTTGATGTAGCACATGGCACCCAGTCCGGTGGTGACGTTCACGGCGGGAATGCCGGCGCGGGTGTGCCAGTCGTGCTCGGCGTGTGCCGCCCCGATGATGTCTGGCGAATTACCCTCGTCGACAGTAAGTTTCGGGCAGTCCTCCTCCGTGCACGGGTAACGCAGGTAGGTGTACCCAGGTCGCTTCGGAGTGCTGAGGTGGAAATCGACGATGACTCCGTCGAGCACCACTAGTTGGTGCTTCACGCCCGCGAGATGGACAGCCTCGCTAGTCGTCTTGATTCTCAGTTCATCGTTGGACACATGCGACCTGAACTGCTCGTTGCGGCTATGCATATCGTCGAGCAGAAGGTAGCGGTGCGCAGAACGCCCTGACTCCTCATGGGTTTCCACCGTCATCACCAATCCTCCGTAAGGCTCAGCGGAGCCCGCTTGGCGGGCCAACTCGCTCGAATTTCCTTTCCTGCGGCGGGGTCATCGCCGTCGACAGGGAACTGGGCGAGGCCACTGCCACCGAGCGCAAGCAGATTCTCGTGCAGCCAACGGGTGGTCGACCCTTGACGACACCAGTCCTCAATGAGAGGCAGCGGGTCGCGCACCGCGATGTGGACGTGGCCGTCGCGGATTTCGCCAGTGACCGACACCTCGCCTCGAGCACCCTTCATCGCCTGCCCCACGTTGACGAGCAATGCGGTGATGAGGGTGCGCGCCGTCTCGTAGTTGTCGGACGTCAGATCGTCCAAACGAATGTCCACGGCCAGCTTCAGCGCCCCGTCCGAGCCACACTTGTCGGCGATTCCCGCCAGGGATGGCCGCTCCCCCTGGCTCACCCACTGCTCATGATCGACGGCCTCGGACATCAGGCTGATCAGGGGTGCCAGCGCGGCGGCCTTGACCTGTAACTCGGCGGGCACCTCTGCGTTGCGCGCCAGCGCCCGGTTAAACACCCGAATATCGGTATAAGTGTTGTGAAAATCCTTGGCCAGCAGTTCTTTCGCTGATCGCTGAATATCGGGCAACAGTTCGCTGCTGGCGCGCAACATGCGTTCGTAGTCCCGCAGTTTCATGCCGATCACGGTCGGGAACAGACACGTTGCCCAGGCCAGCGGCACCATCTCCGGCGCCCACCGCTGCCCCACGATCGAGCCGGCGACGATGGCGGTCATCAGCACTCCGATGATCAGCCAGGCATGCGGTCGCACCGTGTGGAAGATCCGGTACGGCAGCGACGGGGACATGTGCGCCGAGTAGTGCGTCGAGTCGGTGAGGAAGCTGAGAATGGCCGATGTCCCGTACGCCGCGGCAGCAGCGAGCGCCAATACCTTGACCCAACTCGGTTCACCCGGGCCCGCGAAGTAGCACACGGCAACGATGTTGCACGGGACTGCGACCACACCGATGACACCGGTGACATTGACCAGCGTGCGGCTGTGGGCTTTTTCGGCGATGTCCACCAAGGGTTTCAGGGCACGCACCCGGGTGGTCTCCGGCGTCGCCAATTGGAAGTTCAGGACGATTTCGAGTACCACCTGGATTCCGGCGGGTACCAGCAGCAGGAACGTCATCCACGAGGTACCGGGTGCCAGACTCAGGGGCAACGCCGTGAGCACGAGTAGCGCGCCCCTCGTGACGAACGCGCGTATCTGGTCGTACGCCCGTATGCGCACCGTGGTGACGTCACACGCCCAGTGCGACATCGGCGCTGGCGCGTACATATCGCGGACGATCTGACGCCAGGGATTGGTAGCCCGTTCCAGCCCAGGGAACAGGTCGACGCCGGCATACGGGTCGTCCACTTCCATCGTCTCCGCTGCGACCTCAGCCGTCACTTCTGTATCTCCCCCATCGTTGCCCTCGGGTTGCGGATTCATGCGTTGACCATTCAATCCCGATATCGAGGGGCAGGGTCGTGAAATTCACGACCCTGCCACGTCAACTGCGCAATGCGCGACAGATCGCCTCGCGACCGCATGGTCGATGACGCCGAGAATGGCGCCCAGGAGGCCGACGAGGACGGCGAGCACGGCGACCGCCCCCGCCACCGTCGGCCAACCCACCGCCGCGGGCTGGAGGAACGGATACGGGATCATGTCCGAACCGAGGATGAGGGCCAGTACGTTCAGGCCCCCGATATAGGCCAGCGGCCACGAATAGGCCCACAACACCGCAATGCGGATCGAGTGCATGTTGCGCCGCAAGACGTAGTCGAGCGTGACGAGAATCGGGGCGACCGCGTGCATGAGGACCGTGGCGGTGCGGACGGGCAGATCGTCGTGCGGCTGGAACCACGTGCCGGTCTCTGTGGCAGGGACGATAACGGCCGCGAACACCATCGCAGAAACCAGTACACCCACTACCGCGGTCAGTCGGGCACGCATCACACGCTCGCCCTGCCAACCCAGCAGACTGAACAAGGCAACCACAGCCGACAGAACCGCTGAATCGACGGTGAAGTACAGCAGCGGAAAGCGCGGGTCGGTGCCTTGGGTGAACTGGCAGATGACGGCGACGACCTGGATCACGACAATCGACACCGACAGCAACGTCAGATGACGCCGTGATGCACCAGGAACCTTCAGACTGCTCATCGCCGGCCCAGGCTATCTGCCTCGGCGCGACCCTGCTGCACACTGAGGGCCAAGGCGCCGTAAAGGTCAAGGCTGGCGCGGGGCGTATGTCGGGAATTGCCGAGTAGACCAAATCGGTACGACGGCAGTCGCATTGCCCGCCTTCGCGACCGAAAAACGCCAACACGTGCTGCCTGGTGCCAGCAGTTTCGGTCGTGTGGGCAGCGCAGCCCAAGCCCGACATCGCTGACGACTTCCCAAGAGACGATGAGACAAGTC is part of the Mycolicibacterium tusciae JS617 genome and encodes:
- a CDS encoding Pr6Pr family membrane protein, translating into MSSLKVPGASRRHLTLLSVSIVVIQVVAVICQFTQGTDPRFPLLYFTVDSAVLSAVVALFSLLGWQGERVMRARLTAVVGVLVSAMVFAAVIVPATETGTWFQPHDDLPVRTATVLMHAVAPILVTLDYVLRRNMHSIRIAVLWAYSWPLAYIGGLNVLALILGSDMIPYPFLQPAAVGWPTVAGAVAVLAVLVGLLGAILGVIDHAVARRSVAHCAVDVAGS